TCACGGGCTGGTAATGGCTTCTCTGGAAGGAATTAAGTAGATTTTTACCTCCCACCTTGAAAATTAATAACTTAAGGAGGATGTGACACAAATCTGCAAAACCAAGAGTGGCATAGGGAGGGTCAGTAGCCATTGAATTTTTGTCCTGTCTTCTGGAACAAGAACATGTTAAGTGAAACTATCAGGATTGAGATTCaaaacaaggagaaagaagcaataggctgagagagttgaggtgtctcagcctggagaagggaaggctttggGGAGACCTTAAAGCACCTTGCATCATCTAAAGGGGCCCACaagagagcaggagagggactttttacaagggcaggTCGTGATAGGACAATGATTAATGCCTTTAAACTGGcagagggtaggtttaggttagatgttaggaagaaattctttactctgaggatggtgaggcgctGGAGTACattttccagagaagctgtggatgccccatccctggaagtgttcctggccaggttagatggggctctgagcaacctgcccATGTCTCTGCCAGTGGCGGGGTGGGTACCAAACTAAACTATCCTATGGTTCTTCACTCTGTGAGAGGTGGTGGTGGAGCTTGTTTCCAGTTAATGTTGAAGTCTGCATTGatgaatgagaggctggactcgtacatggaaaaaaattcattgAGGGCTACTAAATACAGATATCTGGCTCAGAAACTCACTTGGGCTGAAAACACTTGAAGGATAAAAGACCATTAAGGGAAAGTATAATACATACTTACCCTGCTTTACTCTTACCTAAGCATCCCCTTACAGCCACAGGTGGGGACAGCCTCTTGGCTACAGGATCTGGCTGCCCATGGCTGTGTTGAAAACTGGTGTGTTGAGTACTCTGAAAGCCTGGTACACAGAGATCTTGAAGCTTACAGGAGTGCTTTGCACTTTGGGGTTCAGAAGGAAAGTTTTCTTGTTTTCAATAATTTTAGGAGTTCTGAAGAATTTTTCTAATCTCTGCTCCCGATTAGGATGAGAAAACTGCAGCTTTTCTAGCAGCATTGTAGCTGAAACTAAAGTTGGCAAATAAATCAGAAAACTAAGGTGCTGGACAACCTTTTCTGAATCTCCTAAAAACTTGTTCCAGCTCAGCATAGTCAGAAATGAAGAGCCTGGGATATATAGGTTTCTTGTCTTGTTTAATAGTATGTATCTTGTTCAGGCCATCTCAGCACTGAATGAAAAAGTGAAATCATAACATTCCACTGTTGAATGTGTGCAGTCAGTGTAAAACACACAAGGATGCCAAGCACACTGCAAAGCAATCATGAACATCGCTCCTTTCTAAAAGGATTTGAGACCAAATGTTCTGATACTGCAGGTGGATTGGTGCAGGCAGAATGGCAGTGCCCAAAAAGGGGGAAGAGCCTGAGTAAAGAAACTGGTAATAGCATCAGTGACTCCTATGTGCAGGATCATGGCTTTCTTTTAGACTGTGTTGGAAGAGGTCAAGGTGCAAAAGAGCTACAGGGATAACACACACTTCATTCTGAAGATTGACCTGAATTAACTACTCTTGTTACTGAAAGCAACAGCTTACTTACATGTAATGATTAGGATAACTTTGTTCACCTGGCAGTTTCAGGAGCTGTTTTTCTTGAAGAGATTGTGGCACCTTAatgaagagggaaaaggaggtttgGATGCACAATGAGAAGAGCAAAAGTTTGGGTTTCCAAGAGGCTTCTAAGCAGTCATAGTGCAAAGGGAAAGGCCCTTCCATGGATGAAGAGCAGGGCAGAAgatgtcctggttttggctggaataGTTTTGGCTTCATAGAAACTGGTACAGCACTGCATTTTGAATTCAGCATGAGAAAAATATTGATAGCACACTGATGGTTTAGTTGTTGCTGAGTAGTGCTTACTCCAAGTCAAAGACTTTCAGTTTTCCATGATCTGCCAGTGAGAACCTGCACAAGAAATGGtgagggagcacagccaggacaggcagGACCttaactggccaaagggatattccacaccatagAGAGTCATGCTCAGAAAATAAACTGAGAGGAGTTGGCCAGGAGCCACTGATCACTGCTGGGGGATGAGCGAGGCATCAGTCAGAGGGTGGTGAGCAACTGTGTTGTGCATCACTCCtttctttggtttatttttggtttggttctttgtttgtttgtttgtttttactgtgtttcagttattaaactgttatctcaacccataaggtattttttaggtttttttctgactCTCGTCCCATCCCCCTGGTGGCAGGGGAGAGTGGGTGAGCTGCTGTGTGGCACTGAGTTGCCAGCTGGGCTTAAACTGTGACTGAAGATGagaaacagaaagcaggagtgaaTGATCAGTTCCATAAAAATGTGTGCTTAATGTTCAGAACAGAAAAGGGAATCAAATATGagaccatccaggggaaggagTAAAGGAGACAGTCAGGACTTTTGCAGTTTCTCTGTATCTGAGGCTGCCCTGTGTTTTGAAGACAGTGAAGGTTTGGTTTCCTCATCTCCAAGAGGTGTAGATGGGAACTGGAAACAGTCTGGACAGGGATCTGTGGTCTGACCCAGCAGACACTGCACTGTTCCTGTGTCAGAGTGTGGCTGTATCGTGACAAGCAGATGGGGACACGTGAGCTTGACAGAAGGAATAATCAGAAGATCAGCAGATACAATGTCAGAGCTGAGGCTCTGAACACATACAGCTTCTGACACCTTCAGAGTCAGCTGTAATTGTGCTCCATGTCAGAGGACTTAGTCACAGCCTTATTTACTGAAAACAATATTCTTAACACCATTTCTTCAGAATAACTGtgatatttttatgttttgaaGTGAGTTCAGGGCTatgaaactttcttttttttcaaagaggATTGATGTCTATTTTTCACAGGAGGATTAATGGTGTTTCAGCTACTGTATTATATGTCTCCCTAAAATAAAAGCCACTGGAAATTCCTTTCAGTTCTACGAAGGTGCAATTAGCTTCagagttgtcttttttttttttttttgattgtaaGTGAAGTGCCAGAGACAGAATTTTCTATCATTAATTATAGTAAAGAAGATATAGtctgtcattttaaaatttatatctGACTATTTATCTTCCTCTAactcatatttttcttctttctgctcttACCTATGTCCCACTGCTTTTGATTTGGAACAACCATTAAAAATCTCGTGTCCTATGTTGGTAGTAGTAATTATACAGCTGAAATGTGTGGTGATGTAAGTTACTCCATTCTCTCCCACAATTGTGTTTATGTTTATGGTAAGGTTCATttcaatacatttatttttatgaatttataataataaataataataaataataataaataataataaataataatttgcaTTATACTGCATTTATTATaacaataattaataataatttgcATACCACAGGATATTAAATGTGTGAATCTCTGGTTAATTGGGAGTTGTGTGTTAATTCCTTGCAGGGGAGACTACCCCCTGAAAGGCTACTCAAGTCCACTCCAGAGGTTAAAATACATCTTGGGTTCTTTGCACAGAGTTAGGTGAAATGGAGAGGCCTCCATTAAAAGATGTATTCAACCAAGGGCTCAAACTCAATCAACAGCTGTAACAATGCAATTGCTTCAGAGCTAGAACAAAGAGGAAATTCCTGAGGCCCTGAAGGGATTTCTGGTTGTAGAGAGCACTGCCTTAGGTAGGTGGGACAAGATAGTGTTTCTTGGTCTTGCTGGTTTAAAATCTGACAGTGATGGGCGCTTTGTCAAGCGAGTGAAATGTGTGATGTGGCACTTCAGTGTGAGTTGTAGCTGCTGAAGTTGTACCTCAGCACTGGTTTGCCTCTGGCATAGCTGATGTGCTCCAAACTCTCACAGGATAACACCTTAAGGACATAATTTTCTTTAGGtcttatatattttattatttttgggaCGAGTTCTGATATTGAGAACCCCATTGTTGAGGATAACTTGATTTCACAGCAGCTCCTTTAGTTGTCCCCATCAATTTGAAATTATGTATTAGTAGTGCAGCTCTGTCCTTTTTCCCTTTGCCAGCAGGGTTGTCATTTTCCCAAGAACTGTCCTaagagcaacaacaacaaaacatctACAAACACAAGATAGAGGTTTACTACTATATTATGGTTCTTGTAGACTTTCCTGTAGGTTAAAAAGtgcatgaaattttttttcttgtagggTGGTGATAGATTTGTGCACACTAAGGTATTATTTTCATTGAGTCATAAAATGttaagggttggaatggaccttaaagatgaaGTTCCACATGCTTAGACACCTAgtttctcaaagccccatccaacctggccttgaacactaacagggatggggcatccaaaaCCACcatgggcaacctgtgccagtattTTACCATCCTAAATTTCCTCTCTTTCGATTTGTACCCATTATTCCTTGTCCTATAACTGCAGTTCCTGAGGAAGAGTCCCTCTCTTCAGGCTTCTCTTCAAccccccttcagatactggaaggttgcTATGAGGTCTCTCCACAGCCTTCTCTTATCCACAAGGAACGGCTCCAACATTCTCAGCCTATCTTCCTAAGCAAAGTGCTCCAGTCTTCCTATCAACTTTgtgacctcctctggacttgctccaacagctccatgtccttcttctGTTGGGGTCACCAgatctggatgcagcactgcaggtgggggtctcaccagagtggaGGAGAGGAGAATCACCTTCAGCCTTCTGGCCACGCTGCTccggatgcagcccaggattcgCTCGGCTTTTTGACACACCTCTTTAAAGACTGGTGGCTGGAAATGAGCGAGCTCAGTAGACGACACTCTGTCCTTTGGTTTGGCACTTTCGTCCCCAATAAAGCACCAAAGGACCGTAATTACTGGATCGCTGGAACTTCACCGTCTCGGGGTGGCAGGGGCGCGGGCAGGACAGCCTCGGGTAGCTGTGCGTGCCCGAGAGGGCCCTtcccccgccgccggccggCTCCGCGCCTCGCCGCGGCCCATCTGTCTTCCGTTCATTGTGCGTTTGCTCGATTCCGCGTCCCCCGCCGTCGCCGCTCGGGGCCCGCGgtgcccggggcggggcggggcggggcggtgcccccgggcggggcggtgcgggccgggccgggccgggccgggccgggcgctcTTAttgcgggcgggcggcggcgctgccCGGCGCTGGCGCGGAGCGTTACCGGCGGCAGCGCGCGGCCGCCATGGGGCGGTACTCGGGCAAGACGTGCCGCCTCATCTTCATGCTGGTGCTCACCGTCGGCTTCTTCGTGGCCGAGCTGGTGTCCGGATACCTGGGCAACTCCATCGCGCTGGTGTCCGACTCCTTCAACATGCTCTCGGACCTCATCTCCCTCTGCGTGGGGCTCTCCACCGGGCGCATcgcccgccgcagccgccgcggTCCCCGCGCCACCTACGGCTACAGCCGCGCCGAGGTGGTGGGAGCGCTCAGCAACGCCGTCTTCCTCACCGCCCTCTGCTTCACCATCCTCGTGGACTCCATCCTCCGCCTCGCCCGGCCCGAGCCCATAGACGACGCCCAGCTGGTGCTCATCGTCGGCACCCTCGGCCTCGCCGTCAACGTCGTGGGGCTCCTCGTCTTCCAGGACTGGGGCGCCTGCTGCCGCCGGCCACGCCCGTCCACTCCtccgcccgcggccgccgcgctGCGGGACGTGCCCGCTGGCAGCCCGAACGGCGAGGCAGATGAAGCAGGTGCCTTTCGGCTGCACTTCGCCACCCCGCCTTCCCCTTGTGTCCCGCATCTCTCCCCACCCCTCCTTCTCGTCAGCATCCTTCTCACCCTTCCGTACCCTTCCCCACCCCTTCTCTCCCTCTCGTTTTCCCTCGGGACCCGCCGAGATGTTGGCCCAATCCTCTGGGCCCTTTCAGAGCCCCAAGGCCACCCGTGGGCCCCGGGGGCTTTCACTAagcccactcaggcacccgccGCCTCTTTCACCTTGTACTTTGCCCCGGGTTTCTGGGTGTCCCCTCGGGATGGGGGAAGGAGGCGTTGCCCAGGGAACTGCACGGGAAATGTTTTGACTcgtttttatgttttcttcttgTCATCTTTGAAATAAGTTGATTTTGAGAAGGTTTTGGTTTTgatgttttttctgtttgtagAACTTATACACAACACAGCGTTTCTTCTTTGAATGCAGGTGATTCACCAAATGACCAAAAGAGCCCTGAAGAGGggtttgagaagaaaaaagagaaaaagtctGAAGCACTGAACATCAGAGGTATGGCATAGGAGTATACTGCTAACGTTATATTAACTTCAAACTCTATGGCTTTCATTTCAGatttacatacacacacacaaatatcagCAAGAAGGGGAGCAAAACCCCAGGACACTTCTATGTATTTGGATCCAGCTATCTCTGCTGGAAAGGTTTTGATTGTATGAAATAGCATAAGTAGTAACGAAATAGTGTCATGCTGATTTGGCTCTGAGTGTGCtcacattttgatttttattcttAGAAGAGTACAGCTGAACATTTGGAAAGGACACAAACTATTGCACTAAGCTCAAGTCATTGCAGGCTTTACAGGAAGGTAACACAGGTAGCTATTTTTGAGTGTCACTGACGTAGTAGTTGACCAATTTTCAACCTTAAAATGCTTTTGGGTAGAAAACAGAAATCCTTCTAAATCCCAAGGCTGATAATGTTTTATtgtcagcataagaaaaaggatTCTGAAACCACTGCTTCAGCATGGTGTTTTTGCAGGCCCCTGAAGTGTGAACCCATCCCTGTGAGAGTCTGTGACAGGATCAGCCCTTCCTACGTTGTAATTCAACAGGTGTCTGGGAATCTGTGGAGTGAAGCATAAAGCTCCTCCTAGGAATAAATTCCCCAAGTGTCTCTCCCTGTCTGTGTAGGCGTTTCTATGCATACACTTTTATGTGTGTACTCTGAGCAGGGCAAAAAGCAGATGTCTTTGAGGATATGAAATACGGAGTTTGTCCCCAAGGAAAGGACTGTCAGAAACCTGAATCAGAACAGTAGTTTCAGGCTTCTTATGGGCACCTCTCAGCAACTGATATTCCTCTAAGGTTGTGTAAGTTTGCATTGCATAAATTCAGCTTGAGAGGTCAATGTGGCAGTCAGACACCTGggtttgctggggttttttctgtgtgtataTGTGACCGTCTCTCTTTCAAAAGTGCTTGCACAGCTACACAAATGCCTCTGTAAGGGAAGATGCTTTGAAAATCAAACCATGTGCTAGAGTCACAACACTTGCCTGAATGACCAGAAGCTGGTGTCACTGAAAATTATGGCATTATAGTGGTAACATTATTTGAGCAGGATAAGCAAACTGTCACACTCAGGGATGGAGGCGAGAAGAGTGAGGAACCAATTACTTTAGAGAAGGCCTTGCTTGCCTGAATGACAGTGCTTAGGTATAAAGATGCTGGAAGCTTTCAAAAATGTCTGAAGAATAAGAAGTTTTGTGACAGTTATTTTAAGATACTTTTCATCTTTgatttttagaaagaaatttttaagtGCTACTTCAGTTTGTCACCTTtacaaaatctatttttattatctttatAAATATTCTTTGCTTCTGTAGTTATAAAGATGTGTCTTTGAAATTCTGATTCAATCAATACTTTTCATTTTGTCTACATAGCTATACTTCATGATCACCTGGCAAAAAATCCTTTTGTTGTGGAATTCGAGCCTCCCTGAAAAACATGGCTGAACAAAATGGATTGACAGAGGGATGGATTCCTTGATTTTTAGAACTGGTAGGAACAGGAATCCATAAATTCTGCCGGGCAGGATTAATTATTGTAGTGTGAAATTACTCCTTTTACTTCTTGAGCATATGCAGAGTAGTTCAGTGAGACTTTGCAAGGCAAGTTGTTGGAAACTGTTACCTGTGGTCTTACCATACTGCTTTCATTTTGTATATATTCATTTTCACTTCCAGCTTATAATCATAGTCTTTGGGATTTGATAGGGAAATGGGTTCGTTTCTGTCTGGGCCCTAATTCTGTGATGCCTTACCAAGATGTACATATTAATGATGTTAAGAATGTAAAATAAGCATTTTTCCAAATTCTGTATTCTCAATTACTAATTCATCAAAATTCTGACATAGTTAGTTTTTTTCTTAACTCAAAAGAGGGCTTTCTGAAACATTTTCCTGTTCTTTATAAGCTGTGCTCTCTTGTTAGTTGCCTGGGCAATGCAATTGCATCCTGCCTGTGCCTCTTATTAGTGCAACAGCTGATAGCCCATGCTGAATCAGGACTATTTGtaaatgaaaaggaaacacTGCAACACTGTTAGGAGGAGTAAAACCCCGTGGTAGACTGCCAAATGGGGCAGAACATGCCTGACTCCAGCAGAAAGAGCTGGACTCACTAGGAGTTTGTAGTTTCTTATCTGACCCAAGTGATTTGGAGGAGCTCCAGAGGTTGTGGCCTTCATTTCTCACACAGATAAAGGTGCATGTGCAGAGCTGGCAAggaacagcagcacaggcacagtTCTAGGGTTAATCCAGTATCCAGCATCATCAAAACTCTTTGCTGTGTTGTTAATGAGTTTTGGGGGAGCCTTTTAAAGCTTCCCTAGCCCAGAGGAAGGGATTAAATGGCAGTGAAGCACTTGAGGGTGTATGTGATAGGGTTGCTAAAAGGAGACGgttcatttccttctttcacagcttccccccccaaaaaaagtaCTGACTAAGAAATTAACTTCATATAGAGAGAGATGTTCGGAATTCAGGCACGGGTTGGAGTAAAATCTGAGTTTGAACAgtaaaaactaacaaaaatgGAGTGTGTTTGAGAAGTGATGGGAAGAGCAAAGTTTATGTAaagcagtaaaaagaaaaagaagaaaaaagggacttCTTGGGTTATGGTAACTGTATAGCAGACAAACTGCTTTGGTTATTGTAGTTTAAAGAGCAGCTAAATATGTTACGGTTTTGTGTCTTTACCTTTTGTACAAAACCTTCTTTTATAAGACGTAAGAAGAGGTACCCAGCATTCCCCTCAATTTAGAGTAGTCCAGGCACTAAACCATGTGACTgactctagatttttggcagGTCTGAAGACTAGTAATATTGATGGAACAATATGACTGGTAATCAAGCTTGATCCGAAAATTGAGGTCTGAGGGTATTTGGAGTCAGCTTAGAGTTCACTTAGGCaatttttcagatttcagtGGTGTCACAGAAACTCATGGGGGAGGGTAACTGTTGCTGAGGGTAGTCTATGGCTCTCAACTTCCAGGGTAGAAGGGATAAATTTAGTAATCAATTTTTAATTTAGATTTAACGTGCCAGGGTCTCTTAATAATCTTCATGCATTTAAGCAAGCACATTTTGTGTTGCCATGGCATTGCAGTTGGACAGCAGTTGCTAGCATACCCTACATGCTTAATAATGCATCCCACTTAAACAGCAGTGCTTCAGAGTCAGTGTTTCCcttgctttttttccaaaagctgtTACTGAAAACTTTGGTTTTGATATTAATGGCTGGAATATTGCATTCTTCATGTCAAGTGGAACATGCTTGAAAAATGTAGCATTACATTCccctccaggaaaaaaaaccaaaacaaagcaaaaaaacccaaacctatcCCACTAATGGAAATTGTGCCATCTGTTTCAGGTGTTCTTTTGCATGTTATGGGAGATGCACTTGGATCTGTGGTCGTGGTAGTTACTGCTACTATCTTCTACGTACGTCCTCTGGAGGCTGCTTCGTGTAATTGGCAGTGCTACATTGATCCAAGCCTGACAATAATTATGGTGTTCATCATCCTGTCTTCTGCATTTCCACTTATAAAGGAGACCTCAATTATTTTGCTGCAGATGGTCCCCAAAGGTGTTAATATGCAAGTACTGAGTAAGTCAAATTTGTTGTTGAAATGCTGTTAATTTTAATGATGTATTTCAATGCATATGTTATTTGTGGAATGGTATGTTTGGATTATTTACTCATATTAGCTCTAAATTCTCAAGAACTGTGAGAAACAGTCACATGCCTGTGTCCTAGCAACATGACTCAAATCTCTCTGGATTAGTTAAAGCATGCATTTTGAGAATGTGGTACTCCAACAATACATCAAACATACCAGATCTAGAGCTGTTAATGCTTTGTGTTGGTtatttgtgaaaaaaaacaaTGTTGAGTTACAATCTTTTCCAACCCTGCAGTGGCTACTTCTGAAAGGCTGCCAAAACATCTTAGAAATTTCCATTAAGGTTGGGTAATTTTGTAGCTCTTAGTGCTGTTCACACTGGTTAATTGTGGAGTAGCACTGGGTATTTCTGGAATTCCATCATGCTCAAGGGTTAAAGAAACCAGAAGATGTGGGATTTTGATAGAGGAAGTGATGCTGTAAGGTTTCCTCTGTGAACAGCTGGTAATTGCCATTAGGGAGCCTGAGGGGTGGGTGAATCCAAAAGGAAGGGTGGCCTGTTCATGCAGTCACCTGGAGGCTGAACTGAAGGCAGCTGGGAGCAGACATATTTTATCAAGTATATCTGTTCTAAAATGATAGTTTTGACACTGCTGCTTTTGAATAGGGCGCCTAGTGAGACAGCTGATCATTAATCAGTGCACCAAAGCCCCTAATACCTTTCTCTTATGTCTTCCAGCTGACAGACTATCTCGTGTACCAGGGGTTAGCAGCTTCCATGAGGTGCATGT
This Aphelocoma coerulescens isolate FSJ_1873_10779 chromosome 3, UR_Acoe_1.0, whole genome shotgun sequence DNA region includes the following protein-coding sequences:
- the SLC30A10 gene encoding LOW QUALITY PROTEIN: calcium/manganese antiporter SLC30A10 (The sequence of the model RefSeq protein was modified relative to this genomic sequence to represent the inferred CDS: deleted 2 bases in 2 codons), producing the protein MSELSRRHSVLWFGTFVPNKAPKDRNYWIAGTSPSRGAGARAGQPRVAVRAREGPSPPPAGSAPRRGPSVFRSLCVCSIPRPPPSPLGARGARGGAGRGGAPGRGGAGRAGPGRAGRSYCGRAAALPGAGAERYRRQRAAAMGRYSGKTCRLIFMLVLTVGFFVAELVSGYLGNSIALVSDSFNMLSDLISLCVGLSTGRIARRSRRGPRATYGYSRAEVVGALSNAVFLTALCFTILVDSILRLARPEPIDDAQLVLIVGTLGLAVNVVGLLVFQDWGACCRRPRPSTPPPAAAALRDVPAGSPNGEADEAGDSPNDQKSPEEGFEKKKEKKSEALNIRGVLLHVMGDALGSVVVVVTATIFYVRPLEAASCNWQCYIDPSLTIIMVFIILSSAFPLIKETSIILLQMVPKGVNMQVLTDRLSRVPGVSSFHEVHVWELAGGKNIATLHVKCQTPSDYQDAAYKIRKIFHDAGVHSVTIQPEYVDHKTSHLLCSSPCISKACDSQLCCSQREPPRAKTNGYMEKREICLSTQHKDNGSRKSDIEIPVEDPVAEESVRNVKNCDVSDGKSQLCGTRF